AAGCCTGAACAGAGATGACTTCCAAATAGTCAGCGGCTGTTTCGATTTGATTAGCATGAAGATTCTTCGGTCTATTTTTCCTTACCCATTGCACAGCAGATTCTCTCCAGGCATCTGCGGCCATTTTGATTTCATCAGCAAATGGCTTTACTTCAGTATGAAAGTCGCCCCTGACTCCCTCTTCCTTGGAATGGTGAAATCTATTAAGAGCAGTGTCCACATTCTCCAGCAACTTTCGGGATAATGAAAGAATGTTATTTTCCAATTCCACGTTCATCACACTTTCTTTATTTCAATTTTATTTGCCTTTGCCTATCAATATCGAGCACCTTATCATCATACAAAGAAAAAAGCAGCCTTCT
The window above is part of the Mesobacillus jeotgali genome. Proteins encoded here:
- a CDS encoding YppE family protein codes for the protein MELENNILSLSRKLLENVDTALNRFHHSKEEGVRGDFHTEVKPFADEIKMAADAWRESAVQWVRKNRPKNLHANQIETAADYLEVISVQAFFPETSKKRFLDQVQSVQYILKSMIIAIEQADIQHGGER